In Electrophorus electricus isolate fEleEle1 chromosome 14, fEleEle1.pri, whole genome shotgun sequence, a single window of DNA contains:
- the LOC113581575 gene encoding carbohydrate sulfotransferase 15 isoform X2 — MMVYAPMGVSAVLEVQRDAQQPWAFLSCPRRPKLYSFLFGFTVVFLIMASYFLSSERKGLLLTPSPYRDDPFVIPATLPFNLSSIRDYAHIRQVVHQIVSKVEFSHRKLPELDNLVHNEPHLFSVIPRHFLPGLKNPCWYEQLQGNVSANPYQKNLYARYSRQSHAVFDFLRRSFRKHLQLHKGKFYRIRCLPYFYIIGQPKCGTTDLYDRLRLHPDVRVTTLKEPHWWTRKRFGIIRPSEGLHARYPVEDYLDLFDLPAHQIQDQLLANITGGSAQSTIIIGEASASTMWDNNAWAYFYDNSTEAEPPFLIQDFIHALQPEAQFIAILRDPVERLYSDYLYFGMSNKSSEDFHEKVWESLQLFDACLQDFSIRACVYNSTFNNAMPVRLQVGLYIMYILDWLSVFGRDQLLVLRLEDHAADRKVSMHKVFQFLHLGPLSEQKEAEITKRPASNTRKLADKNLGPMLPLTREILTNFYAPFNRKLATVLHDDSFLWNKNSSHT; from the exons ATGGTCTATGCTCCCATGGGTGTGTCTGCTGTTTTGGAGGTGCAGAGGGATGCTCAGCAGCCCTGGGCCTTCCTCTCCTGCCCCCGACGTCCCAAACTGTACAGCTTTCTCTTTGGCTTCACTGTCGTCTTCCTCATAATGGCCTCCTACTTCCTAAGCAGTGAGAGGAAGGGGCTGCTCCTCACACCGTCTCCATACCGTGACGATCCGTTCGTGATCCCTGCCACCCTCCCATTCAATCTCTCTTCTATTAGAGATTACGCCCACATCAGACAGGTGGTGCACCAAATCGTGTCCAAGGTGGAATTTAGTCACAGAAAATTACCAGAACTGGATAACCTGGTGCATAACGAACCACAT TTGTTCTCTGTGATCCCGCGACACTTCCTACCAGGTCTTAAGAACCCCTGCTGGTATGAGCAGCTGCAGGGGAATGTTAGTGCCAATCCGTACCAGAAGAACCTATACGCCCGCTATTCACGACAGTCACACGCTGTCTTTGATTTCCTGAGGCGGTCATTCCGGAAACACCTGCAGTTGCACAAGGGGAAGTTCTACCGGATCCGCTGCCTGCCATACTTCTATATCATCGGGCAGCCAAAATGTGGCACTACTGACCTGTACGACCGGCTTCGGCTGCACCCAGATGTGCGGGTCACAACACTTAAGGAGCCACACTGGTGGACCCGTAAGAGATTTG GTATAATTCGCCCCAGTGAGGGTCTTCATGCCCGCTATCCAGTGGAAGACTACCTGGACCTTTTTGACCTACCTGCCCATCAGATTCAGGACCAGCTGTTGGCAAACATCACTGGAGGCTCTGCTCAGTCTACTATCATTATTG GTGAGGCTAGTGCATCCACTATGTGGGACAACAACGCATGGGCCTATTTCTATGACAACTCCACAGAGGCAGAGCCTCCCTTTCTGATCCAGGATTTCATTCACGCGCTCCAGCCAGAAGCACAGTTCATCGCCATTCTGAGAGACCCTGttgaaag attgTACTCTGATTATCTCTACTTTGGGATGTCCAACAAGTCTTCAGAGGATTTCCATGAGAAGGTGTGGGAATCACTGCAGCTGTTTGATGCATGTCTGCAGGATTTCAGCATTCGGGCATGTGTCTATAACAGCACATTCAACAACGCTATGCCT gtACGGCTGCAGGTGGGGCTGTATATCATGTACATCCTGGATTGGTTGTCCGTGTTTGGTAGGGATCAGCTCCTTGTTCTCAGACTAGAAGACCATGCTGCAGACAGGAAAGTCTCCATGCACAAAGTCTTTCAGTTCCTTCATTTGG ggCCTCTATCAGAGCAGAAAGAGGCTGAAATCACTAAGCGTCCAGCATCTAACACACGGAAGCTAGCAGATAAGAATCTGGGCCCAATGCTTCCACTCACGCGAGAGATCCTTACCAACTTTTATGCCCCTTTCAACAGGAAACTCGCAACTGTGCTCCACGATGACTCTTTTCTCTGGAACAAAAATTCTTCACAcacttaa
- the LOC113581575 gene encoding carbohydrate sulfotransferase 15 isoform X1 has translation MHCKYSLLSPAAEEYHKRLLPLQMVYAPMGVSAVLEVQRDAQQPWAFLSCPRRPKLYSFLFGFTVVFLIMASYFLSSERKGLLLTPSPYRDDPFVIPATLPFNLSSIRDYAHIRQVVHQIVSKVEFSHRKLPELDNLVHNEPHLFSVIPRHFLPGLKNPCWYEQLQGNVSANPYQKNLYARYSRQSHAVFDFLRRSFRKHLQLHKGKFYRIRCLPYFYIIGQPKCGTTDLYDRLRLHPDVRVTTLKEPHWWTRKRFGIIRPSEGLHARYPVEDYLDLFDLPAHQIQDQLLANITGGSAQSTIIIGEASASTMWDNNAWAYFYDNSTEAEPPFLIQDFIHALQPEAQFIAILRDPVERLYSDYLYFGMSNKSSEDFHEKVWESLQLFDACLQDFSIRACVYNSTFNNAMPVRLQVGLYIMYILDWLSVFGRDQLLVLRLEDHAADRKVSMHKVFQFLHLGPLSEQKEAEITKRPASNTRKLADKNLGPMLPLTREILTNFYAPFNRKLATVLHDDSFLWNKNSSHT, from the exons ATGCACTGCAAGTACAGCCTGCTTAGCCCAGCAGCAGAGGAGTATCATAAGAGACTGCTGCCTTTGCAG ATGGTCTATGCTCCCATGGGTGTGTCTGCTGTTTTGGAGGTGCAGAGGGATGCTCAGCAGCCCTGGGCCTTCCTCTCCTGCCCCCGACGTCCCAAACTGTACAGCTTTCTCTTTGGCTTCACTGTCGTCTTCCTCATAATGGCCTCCTACTTCCTAAGCAGTGAGAGGAAGGGGCTGCTCCTCACACCGTCTCCATACCGTGACGATCCGTTCGTGATCCCTGCCACCCTCCCATTCAATCTCTCTTCTATTAGAGATTACGCCCACATCAGACAGGTGGTGCACCAAATCGTGTCCAAGGTGGAATTTAGTCACAGAAAATTACCAGAACTGGATAACCTGGTGCATAACGAACCACAT TTGTTCTCTGTGATCCCGCGACACTTCCTACCAGGTCTTAAGAACCCCTGCTGGTATGAGCAGCTGCAGGGGAATGTTAGTGCCAATCCGTACCAGAAGAACCTATACGCCCGCTATTCACGACAGTCACACGCTGTCTTTGATTTCCTGAGGCGGTCATTCCGGAAACACCTGCAGTTGCACAAGGGGAAGTTCTACCGGATCCGCTGCCTGCCATACTTCTATATCATCGGGCAGCCAAAATGTGGCACTACTGACCTGTACGACCGGCTTCGGCTGCACCCAGATGTGCGGGTCACAACACTTAAGGAGCCACACTGGTGGACCCGTAAGAGATTTG GTATAATTCGCCCCAGTGAGGGTCTTCATGCCCGCTATCCAGTGGAAGACTACCTGGACCTTTTTGACCTACCTGCCCATCAGATTCAGGACCAGCTGTTGGCAAACATCACTGGAGGCTCTGCTCAGTCTACTATCATTATTG GTGAGGCTAGTGCATCCACTATGTGGGACAACAACGCATGGGCCTATTTCTATGACAACTCCACAGAGGCAGAGCCTCCCTTTCTGATCCAGGATTTCATTCACGCGCTCCAGCCAGAAGCACAGTTCATCGCCATTCTGAGAGACCCTGttgaaag attgTACTCTGATTATCTCTACTTTGGGATGTCCAACAAGTCTTCAGAGGATTTCCATGAGAAGGTGTGGGAATCACTGCAGCTGTTTGATGCATGTCTGCAGGATTTCAGCATTCGGGCATGTGTCTATAACAGCACATTCAACAACGCTATGCCT gtACGGCTGCAGGTGGGGCTGTATATCATGTACATCCTGGATTGGTTGTCCGTGTTTGGTAGGGATCAGCTCCTTGTTCTCAGACTAGAAGACCATGCTGCAGACAGGAAAGTCTCCATGCACAAAGTCTTTCAGTTCCTTCATTTGG ggCCTCTATCAGAGCAGAAAGAGGCTGAAATCACTAAGCGTCCAGCATCTAACACACGGAAGCTAGCAGATAAGAATCTGGGCCCAATGCTTCCACTCACGCGAGAGATCCTTACCAACTTTTATGCCCCTTTCAACAGGAAACTCGCAACTGTGCTCCACGATGACTCTTTTCTCTGGAACAAAAATTCTTCACAcacttaa
- the LOC113581575 gene encoding carbohydrate sulfotransferase 15 isoform X3 yields MVYAPMGVSAVLEVQRDAQQPWAFLSCPRRPKLYSFLFGFTVVFLIMASYFLSSERKGLLLTPSPYRDDPFVIPATLPFNLSSIRDYAHIRQVVHQIVSKVEFSHRKLPELDNLVHNEPHLFSVIPRHFLPGLKNPCWYEQLQGNVSANPYQKNLYARYSRQSHAVFDFLRRSFRKHLQLHKGKFYRIRCLPYFYIIGQPKCGTTDLYDRLRLHPDVRVTTLKEPHWWTRKRFGIIRPSEGLHARYPVEDYLDLFDLPAHQIQDQLLANITGGSAQSTIIIGEASASTMWDNNAWAYFYDNSTEAEPPFLIQDFIHALQPEAQFIAILRDPVERLYSDYLYFGMSNKSSEDFHEKVWESLQLFDACLQDFSIRACVYNSTFNNAMPVRLQVGLYIMYILDWLSVFGRDQLLVLRLEDHAADRKVSMHKVFQFLHLGPLSEQKEAEITKRPASNTRKLADKNLGPMLPLTREILTNFYAPFNRKLATVLHDDSFLWNKNSSHT; encoded by the exons ATGGTCTATGCTCCCATGGGTGTGTCTGCTGTTTTGGAGGTGCAGAGGGATGCTCAGCAGCCCTGGGCCTTCCTCTCCTGCCCCCGACGTCCCAAACTGTACAGCTTTCTCTTTGGCTTCACTGTCGTCTTCCTCATAATGGCCTCCTACTTCCTAAGCAGTGAGAGGAAGGGGCTGCTCCTCACACCGTCTCCATACCGTGACGATCCGTTCGTGATCCCTGCCACCCTCCCATTCAATCTCTCTTCTATTAGAGATTACGCCCACATCAGACAGGTGGTGCACCAAATCGTGTCCAAGGTGGAATTTAGTCACAGAAAATTACCAGAACTGGATAACCTGGTGCATAACGAACCACAT TTGTTCTCTGTGATCCCGCGACACTTCCTACCAGGTCTTAAGAACCCCTGCTGGTATGAGCAGCTGCAGGGGAATGTTAGTGCCAATCCGTACCAGAAGAACCTATACGCCCGCTATTCACGACAGTCACACGCTGTCTTTGATTTCCTGAGGCGGTCATTCCGGAAACACCTGCAGTTGCACAAGGGGAAGTTCTACCGGATCCGCTGCCTGCCATACTTCTATATCATCGGGCAGCCAAAATGTGGCACTACTGACCTGTACGACCGGCTTCGGCTGCACCCAGATGTGCGGGTCACAACACTTAAGGAGCCACACTGGTGGACCCGTAAGAGATTTG GTATAATTCGCCCCAGTGAGGGTCTTCATGCCCGCTATCCAGTGGAAGACTACCTGGACCTTTTTGACCTACCTGCCCATCAGATTCAGGACCAGCTGTTGGCAAACATCACTGGAGGCTCTGCTCAGTCTACTATCATTATTG GTGAGGCTAGTGCATCCACTATGTGGGACAACAACGCATGGGCCTATTTCTATGACAACTCCACAGAGGCAGAGCCTCCCTTTCTGATCCAGGATTTCATTCACGCGCTCCAGCCAGAAGCACAGTTCATCGCCATTCTGAGAGACCCTGttgaaag attgTACTCTGATTATCTCTACTTTGGGATGTCCAACAAGTCTTCAGAGGATTTCCATGAGAAGGTGTGGGAATCACTGCAGCTGTTTGATGCATGTCTGCAGGATTTCAGCATTCGGGCATGTGTCTATAACAGCACATTCAACAACGCTATGCCT gtACGGCTGCAGGTGGGGCTGTATATCATGTACATCCTGGATTGGTTGTCCGTGTTTGGTAGGGATCAGCTCCTTGTTCTCAGACTAGAAGACCATGCTGCAGACAGGAAAGTCTCCATGCACAAAGTCTTTCAGTTCCTTCATTTGG ggCCTCTATCAGAGCAGAAAGAGGCTGAAATCACTAAGCGTCCAGCATCTAACACACGGAAGCTAGCAGATAAGAATCTGGGCCCAATGCTTCCACTCACGCGAGAGATCCTTACCAACTTTTATGCCCCTTTCAACAGGAAACTCGCAACTGTGCTCCACGATGACTCTTTTCTCTGGAACAAAAATTCTTCACAcacttaa